The segment ATACAAACACAGGTACAATGAACGTTGCACGTCACCTGCTCTGTCATGCGTtgcctgatcaataagtatcaagtcttgctatagtaacgaagctgaagAACGCAGAATAAAGCTACTTAGCACAGaatgaccttgaactctgctgcgcatgtgcactaagttttaacatactAGCTTAGTTCCTGTTTACAACAGTTCctggaaggaaagtgtgtagtgtgtgatcgtcgctctgaccatgatagagaaagttgagcagagaatctgcatcaagttttgccaaaagcttggtgagacctgctcaaaggcctacgcaaagttttcaaaaaagttttcatcgttctcgacacagtcAAAGAGATCTTAttcaactgaaacccgagtgtctttttggtctgcTGAAAACAGTTTTCGCACAATCTTGGGAGATACGCGTATCATACCCAAATCGTCGGTGATAACGGActaaactgaaccgtaactaatctacaCAGCGCCccataactcatggatggtgattcgatgattttcCCTCAAAGCTTCACGCACATTtgcgatatttttctcagttctgctggtctcccagaacgttcatcaatatcgacattttttcggccatatTGGAAACGTCTGGAACACTTGTACACTCGTGTGCGGCACATACACCCCTCTCCATATACCTTTTGCAAATTTTGTAGATCTTGAGCGGGTTTCGCCATAACAGCTTCATCCGACATGGTCAATGCGAATATCACACGTTACACACCTAAGATCCATGGTGGTAGAGTTGGAAAATGTAGAAACTCCCAATGGTAATCCATTTGGGTTGATGGTTAGGTGGATGAGGATAGATACCTAAGGTTCGAGGAAAAGGTAAGAGAGAGATGACGGCCCATAAGTGGTGGAAGTTCAGTCAGGTAGGATCAAACTGTGATAAGCAGGTGAAAGTATGTAATACATAGTTCAAATGTacaaaacacaaaagacaaagacaggtgacgGTACAacgaacaggtgtattagtttaatgaaCGGAAAGATTGGATAAGTCTTTGACATTACGggcctatattcatatatatatatatgtgtgtatgtatgtatgtatgtatgtatgtatgtatgaacgtatgtatgtatgtatgtgtgtgtgtgtgtatatatatctatgtatgtatgaatgtatatatgtatgtaagcatacacatataaatgtatatatttaacgaAGCATGTCGCTTTTATTTAGAAGGAAACCTTAGCACGTTAACATGTTAAACATGGAAATCTAAAACACGTTTGTTAATCTTGGTAATTTTTACTTATtactacatttttttattttcttaagggCCAAACTTGCTATAGTCTTTCTGTCAAACTTGCCACTGGGCAAAAAtggaaatgaaggaaaatataaaatataatcaggGTGCATCGATACACAATCAAAGTCATCTGGATGCGGCATTGTTTCCGTACAAAACTTTTTCAATTCTTCTTCATTGAACTCGTGATTTGGCCGAAGGGtaacgcacgcgcatacacgttCTCCAACGGCCTGGTCAGGGATTGGTACAACAACCACAGCATCTACACTCGGATGACGTCCGATGTAATCTTCAATAAGTTTAATAGATAATTTTACAGTACACTTCTTAATAAAATCAGTGCTTCTTCCAACCATTATGAGGTCACCATCTTCAGTTAAGTAACAAACATCTGATGTTGGATACCAACCATTTTCTAAGCATGAGGTTCCGTCCAGATGTGTTTTTGCTATCCATTTACTTCGAAAATACAAATAGCCTGTCTTTCCAATATCTACAACCCTCTTCTCCTCGTCAACAATTTTGATTTCTGTTCCTGCAACTGGTCGCCCGAGCAATCCTTGTTGATGTTCTGAAATGTTTTCTGGAGTATAAACTTTGTACGATACCGTGAAAGATTCAGTACTTCCATAAACAACTATGAAATAACCTGTAAGCTTCAAAGCATTTTCTATTGTATCCCGGGTAACCATGTCTCCACTTGACATTAACATAGGGACACTGAAATCGCGGTCGCTAAGTCGCTTCACATCTTGTGGTGCAACACCAACCATGTTACATTCTTCACTCTGCCATATCTTTATAACAAAATCGAGGTTCTTCGGATCATTCAACATTTCTACGTCTCCACTAACATGCAATGTTCCTCTAGTTACCGCAGTCAAAGGATATCCTCCAATATATCCCATTGGCCGACCGCTAAATGTGATAAAACGGAAACTCTCATTAAAATCTGAATCAGGTAAGTTTAAGCATTCGAAATGGCTGTGACAGATACCTTTGGGCACACCAGTGCTTCCTGAAGTCTGATTGATGGATGCAATATCTTCCGGGTCAATGTAAGGAAACTCAACCTCGTCATCGTCACTTATTTCTGCCATCAATTTAGCAGCAGATAAAGCATTGGCTGGTCTGTGTGTATTGGACACATCAATGGCAAACTTCAAATCTGGACACGCTTCGCAAGATACTTTTCCATTATCGCTTATTTGTGCAATGGATAAGAAATTGTCCCAAATAGATTTGGATCCAAA is part of the Octopus sinensis linkage group LG8, ASM634580v1, whole genome shotgun sequence genome and harbors:
- the LOC115215044 gene encoding medium-chain acyl-CoA ligase ACSF2, mitochondrial-like isoform X1, with amino-acid sequence MSSYLHTKEDSQVSYETIPERLRKRAEKYPDRVTIVCYDAEFKRHQITMKEMYDGAVKFAKALMKLGIKKRDKIALCVPNCVEWMSYDIGIMMTGAYSMRLMFGLADLKSIIKGCSAVVFGSKSIWDNFLSIAQISDNGKVSCEACPDLKFAIDVSNTHRPANALSAAKLMAEISDDDEVEFPYIDPEDIASINQTSGSTGVPKGICHSHFECLNLPDSDFNESFRFITFSGRPMGYIGGYPLTAVTRGTLHVSGDVEMLNDPKNLDFVIKIWQSEECNMVGVAPQDVKRLSDRDFSVPMLMSSGDMVTRDTIENALKLTGYFIVVYGSTESFTVSYKVYTPENISEHQQGLLGRPVAGTEIKIVDEEKRVVDIGKTGYLYFRSKWIAKTHLDGTSCLENGWYPTSDVCYLTEDGDLIMVGRSTDFIKKCTVKLSIKLIEDYIGRHPSVDAVVVVPIPDQAVGERVCACVTLRPNHEFNEEELKKFCTETMPHPDDFDCVSMHPDYILYFPSFPFLPSGKFDRKTIASLALKKIKKCSNK